Proteins encoded within one genomic window of Tidjanibacter massiliensis:
- a CDS encoding TrmH family RNA methyltransferase: MLTKARIRQVRSLSDKAARSENGLFVAEGRKMVGEALAAGADIERIYLTGEEGAGGVDEAVRRGIVERVSDSEMERMSHLKTPADMLAVIRMPADGGEAAFPAGELSLCLDGVQDPGNLGTIIRIADWFGIGRVFCSPDSADCYNPKAVQATMGALFRVSVGYGPLDSALAEAAVRGEAVYGTFLGGDDLYRAELSAGGIIVMGSEGRGISPQAAALVNRKLFIPPFPPGRHGSESLNVAAATAIVCAEFRRRVRAAR; the protein is encoded by the coding sequence ATGCTCACCAAAGCACGCATAAGACAGGTCAGGTCGCTTTCGGACAAGGCGGCCCGCAGCGAGAACGGCCTCTTCGTGGCGGAGGGGCGCAAGATGGTCGGCGAGGCCCTGGCGGCCGGAGCCGACATAGAGCGTATTTACCTGACCGGCGAAGAGGGTGCCGGGGGGGTGGACGAGGCCGTGCGCCGCGGCATCGTCGAACGGGTGTCTGACAGCGAGATGGAGCGCATGAGCCATCTGAAAACCCCTGCGGACATGCTCGCCGTGATACGCATGCCCGCCGACGGCGGGGAGGCAGCCTTCCCGGCCGGAGAACTCTCCCTCTGCCTGGACGGGGTACAGGACCCCGGTAATCTGGGGACAATCATCCGGATAGCGGACTGGTTCGGGATTGGCAGGGTGTTTTGTTCGCCCGATTCGGCGGACTGCTACAATCCCAAGGCGGTGCAGGCCACGATGGGAGCCCTTTTCCGGGTATCGGTAGGGTACGGTCCTCTCGATTCGGCGCTGGCGGAGGCGGCCGTGCGCGGGGAGGCTGTTTACGGTACTTTTCTCGGAGGAGACGACCTTTACCGGGCGGAGCTCTCTGCCGGGGGCATCATCGTCATGGGAAGCGAAGGACGGGGTATCTCCCCGCAGGCCGCCGCGCTGGTGAACCGGAAACTCTTCATTCCGCCATTTCCGCCCGGGCGGCATGGCTCCGAATCGCTGAACGTAGCCGCCGCGACGGCTATCGTATGCGCCGAGTTCCGTAGGCGTGTACGTGCGGCACGATGA
- the pdxA gene encoding 4-hydroxythreonine-4-phosphate dehydrogenase PdxA, which yields MAENRMIRVGITQGDVNGIGPEVIIKTLADPRMSELFVPVVYGSSKVFSYYRKGLPEGETFSFQITGSAREARPKRVNLVETGTGEVRIEPGTATREGGAEAVNALRRAADDLAAGDIDVVVTAPINKENVQEAGFGFTGHTEFFADRFGGEPLMVMCSERMKVGLVTIHVPLAQVSGMLSTELIVRRLEQLRRMLVTDFRVVEPRIAVLGLNPHAGDGGVIGSEEEEMVRPAVAEAVRRGILAFGPFAADGFFASGSYTKYDAVLAMYHDQGLIPFKSLSRSGVNFTASLPVVRTSPDHGVAYDIAGKGGADEGSMRDAVYAAMDIFRSRRWYGEISANPLRHYERERGADVSVKDLKLPEQQDD from the coding sequence ATGGCAGAAAACAGGATGATAAGGGTCGGCATCACGCAGGGAGACGTCAACGGCATCGGACCGGAGGTCATTATCAAAACCCTTGCGGACCCGCGGATGAGCGAACTGTTCGTCCCGGTGGTGTACGGCTCTTCCAAGGTGTTCTCATATTACCGGAAGGGATTGCCCGAAGGAGAGACCTTTTCGTTTCAGATAACGGGAAGCGCGCGTGAGGCGCGTCCCAAGCGGGTGAACCTGGTGGAGACCGGTACCGGCGAGGTGCGCATCGAACCGGGTACGGCCACGCGGGAGGGCGGTGCCGAAGCGGTGAACGCCTTGCGCCGGGCGGCCGACGACCTCGCTGCGGGCGACATCGACGTGGTGGTGACGGCTCCTATCAACAAGGAGAACGTGCAGGAGGCCGGTTTCGGATTTACCGGACACACGGAGTTTTTCGCGGACCGGTTCGGCGGCGAGCCCCTCATGGTCATGTGCAGCGAACGCATGAAAGTAGGTCTCGTGACGATACACGTTCCGCTCGCACAGGTGAGCGGAATGCTCTCGACGGAATTGATTGTGCGCCGGCTGGAGCAGTTGCGGCGTATGCTCGTGACCGATTTCAGGGTCGTGGAGCCGCGTATCGCTGTACTCGGGCTGAACCCCCATGCGGGCGACGGCGGAGTGATAGGCAGCGAGGAGGAGGAGATGGTGCGGCCGGCCGTTGCCGAAGCCGTGCGGCGCGGGATATTGGCTTTCGGACCCTTCGCGGCGGACGGTTTCTTTGCCTCGGGTAGTTATACTAAATACGATGCCGTGTTGGCGATGTATCATGACCAGGGGTTGATACCTTTCAAGTCGCTCAGCCGGAGCGGTGTCAATTTCACCGCGTCGCTGCCGGTGGTGCGTACGAGTCCCGACCACGGCGTGGCCTACGACATAGCGGGGAAAGGGGGGGCCGACGAGGGGTCCATGCGGGATGCCGTCTATGCGGCGATGGATATTTTCCGCAGCCGCCGCTGGTACGGAGAGATAAGTGCCAATCCGCTGAGGCATTACGAACGCGAGCGCGGTGCCGACGTCTCGGTGAAAGACCTCAAGCTGCCCGAGCAGCAGGACGACTGA
- the thrS gene encoding threonine--tRNA ligase has product MSQNNVKITFPDGSVREYPQGVTPFQIAESISQRLAQEVLSATVNGKVVDLAMPVNQDASVKLNKWEDPEGKATFWHTSSHLLAEALESLYPGIKFGIGPSIENGFYYDVDSPVPITEADLPKIEKKMEELARTKEPLVRREVSKAEAMRIFTEKGDQYKTELISDLQDGTITFYTNGCFTDLCRGPHLPNTGLIKAIKLTSVAGAYWRGNEKNKMLTRIYGITFPKKSMLDEYLAMLEEAKKRDHRKLGKELELFMFSPRVGQGLPMWLPKGAALRERLQNFLQSVQKRYGYEQVITPHIGMKDLYVTSGHYAKYGKDSFQPIRTPDENEEFLLKPMNCPHHCEIYRHKPRSYRDLPLRFAEFGTVYRYEQSGELHGLTRVRGFTQDDAHLFVRPDQLLEEFEKVIDIVLYIFKTLKFEDFIAQVSLRDPENKEKYIGSDENWEKAERAIIEAAEHKGLKTVVELGEAAFYGPKLDFMVKDALGRKWQLGTIQVDYNLPERFDLTYTGADDLPHRPIMIHRAPFGSMERFVAVLLEHTGGKFPLWLTPQQVVVLPISEKFNDYAQSVLKFLNNSDIRAEVDCRNEKIGRKIRDNELKRIPFLLIVGEKEEADGTVSVRMQGEGDKGTMKLEEFAAYLADLVKKEVEA; this is encoded by the coding sequence ATGAGCCAGAACAATGTCAAAATCACGTTCCCGGACGGAAGCGTCAGGGAATATCCGCAGGGGGTGACGCCGTTCCAGATTGCGGAATCAATCAGCCAGAGGCTGGCGCAGGAGGTGCTGTCGGCGACGGTGAACGGCAAGGTGGTGGACCTCGCCATGCCCGTCAATCAGGATGCCTCCGTGAAGCTCAACAAATGGGAAGACCCCGAAGGTAAGGCCACTTTCTGGCACACTTCGTCGCACCTGTTGGCCGAAGCGCTCGAAAGCCTCTATCCGGGCATCAAGTTCGGCATCGGGCCGAGCATCGAGAACGGTTTCTACTACGACGTGGATTCGCCCGTACCCATTACGGAGGCCGACCTGCCGAAAATCGAAAAGAAGATGGAGGAGCTTGCCCGTACCAAGGAGCCGCTCGTGCGCCGGGAGGTGAGCAAGGCGGAGGCCATGCGGATATTCACCGAGAAGGGAGACCAATACAAGACGGAACTCATCAGCGACCTGCAGGACGGTACCATCACGTTCTATACGAACGGCTGTTTCACCGACCTCTGCCGCGGCCCGCACCTTCCCAATACGGGGCTGATAAAGGCGATAAAGCTCACTTCCGTGGCCGGAGCCTATTGGCGCGGCAACGAAAAGAACAAGATGCTGACCCGTATCTACGGCATTACTTTCCCGAAGAAGTCGATGCTCGACGAGTACCTTGCCATGCTGGAGGAGGCCAAGAAACGCGACCACCGCAAATTAGGCAAGGAGTTGGAGCTCTTCATGTTCTCGCCGAGGGTGGGGCAGGGGCTTCCGATGTGGCTGCCCAAGGGGGCGGCACTGCGGGAGAGACTTCAGAATTTCCTGCAGAGCGTACAGAAGAGATACGGTTACGAGCAGGTTATCACGCCGCATATCGGCATGAAGGACCTCTACGTGACATCGGGACACTACGCCAAATACGGCAAGGATTCGTTCCAGCCCATCCGGACACCGGACGAGAACGAAGAGTTCCTGCTCAAGCCGATGAACTGCCCGCACCACTGCGAGATATACCGCCACAAGCCGCGTTCGTACCGCGACCTGCCGTTGCGTTTTGCGGAGTTCGGTACGGTGTACCGTTACGAACAGAGCGGCGAGCTGCACGGGCTGACGCGCGTGCGGGGCTTTACGCAGGACGACGCGCACCTCTTCGTGCGTCCCGACCAGTTGCTGGAGGAGTTCGAGAAGGTTATCGACATCGTGCTCTATATCTTCAAGACGCTCAAGTTCGAGGATTTCATCGCCCAGGTATCGCTGCGTGACCCGGAGAACAAGGAGAAATATATCGGCAGCGACGAGAATTGGGAGAAGGCCGAGCGGGCCATCATCGAAGCGGCCGAACACAAGGGGCTGAAGACCGTCGTGGAGCTCGGCGAAGCTGCATTCTACGGCCCGAAGCTCGACTTCATGGTGAAGGATGCCCTCGGCCGGAAGTGGCAGCTCGGTACGATACAGGTGGACTACAACCTGCCCGAACGTTTCGACCTGACCTACACCGGAGCCGACGACCTGCCCCACCGTCCCATCATGATACACCGGGCGCCGTTCGGTTCGATGGAGCGCTTCGTGGCCGTGCTGCTCGAACACACCGGCGGCAAGTTCCCGTTGTGGCTCACGCCCCAGCAGGTGGTGGTGCTGCCCATCAGCGAAAAATTCAACGATTACGCGCAGAGTGTTTTAAAATTCCTGAATAATTCCGATATTCGTGCCGAGGTAGACTGCCGCAACGAAAAGATTGGCAGAAAAATACGCGACAACGAGCTGAAGCGGATTCCTTTCCTGCTCATCGTGGGCGAAAAGGAGGAGGCCGACGGTACGGTTTCCGTCCGCATGCAGGGCGAAGGCGACAAGGGGACGATGAAGCTGGAAGAGTTCGCCGCCTATCTTGCCGACCTTGTCAAGAAAGAGGTGGAAGCGTAG